One genomic segment of Hordeum vulgare subsp. vulgare chromosome 2H, MorexV3_pseudomolecules_assembly, whole genome shotgun sequence includes these proteins:
- the LOC123429455 gene encoding cationic peroxidase 1-like, translated as MAAPLLCFAVVAAAAFVGASGQELTADYYDEACPQALSAIKLVVGSAIVKEPRMGASLVRLHFHDCFVNGCDGSILLDDTEDMVGEKTSKANNMSVRGFGVIDAIKTAVNTACLGNVVSCADILAVAARDSIVALGGSSYDVLLGRRDATTASLDDADDSIPNPFMDQPELLANFQAQGLSLRDLVVLSGAHTLGYSRCVFYRDRLYNETDTLDPTYAAALDERCPPAGDDEALASLDDTPTTVDTDYYQGITQGRALLHTDQQLYLGDGGDSDALVQYYAENPDKFWEDLGAAMLKLGGLGPLTGEDGEVREDCRVVNRG; from the exons ATGGCAGCGCCTCTTCTGTGCTTCGCCGTCGTGGCCGCGGCGGCTTTCGTCGGCGCGTCGGggcaggagctcacggcggacTACTACGACGAGGCGTGCCCGCAGGCGCTGTCGGCCATCAAGCTTGTCGTCGGCTCGGCCATCGTGAAGGAGCCCCGGATGGGCGCCTCTCTCGTCCGGCTGCACTTCCACGACTGCTTCGTCAAC GGCTGCGACGGCTCCATCCTGCTGGACGACACCGAGGACATGGTCGGGGAGAAGACGTCCAAGGCCAACAACATGTCCGTGCGAGGGTTCGGCGTGATCGACGCCATCAAGACCGCCGTGAACACGGCGTGCCTGGGGAATGTCGTCTCCTGCGCCGACATCCTCGCCGTTGCCGCTCGCGACTCCATCGTTGCA CTCGGGGGAAGCTCGTACGACGTGCTCCTCGGCCGGCGGGACGCGACGACGGCGAGCCTGGACGACGCGGACGACAGCATCCCGAACCCGTTCATGGACCAGCCGGAGCTGCTGGCCAACTTCCAGGCGCAGGGCCTGTCGCTCCGGGACCTGGTGGTGCTCTCGGGCGCACACACGCTGGGCTACTCCCGCTGCGTCTTCTACCGCGACCGCCTCTACAACGAGACGGACACCCTGGACCCGACCTACGCGGCGGCGCTCGACGAGCGGTGCCCGCCCGCCGGCGACGACGAGGCGCTGGCGTCGCTGGACGACACACCGACGACGGTGGACACGGACTACTACCAGGGGATCACGCAGGGCCGCGCGCTGCTGCACACGGACCAGCAGCTGTACCTGGGCGACGGGGGCGACAGCGACGCGCTGGTGCAGTACTACGCCGAGAACCCGGACAAGTTCTGGGAGGACTTGGGCGCGGCCATGCTCAAGCTGGGCGGCCTGGGCCCGCTCACCGGCGAGGACGGCGAGGTCAGGGAGGACTGCCGGGTCGTGAACCGGGGGTGA